A section of the Phaseolus vulgaris cultivar G19833 chromosome 8, P. vulgaris v2.0, whole genome shotgun sequence genome encodes:
- the LOC137825637 gene encoding uncharacterized protein At5g19025-like — translation MVYFHSSISLCNSSLGQPMANSLDFGSKSRHRKTPNSPQASPCRRSRSAVVDVVIFVAVVAAFGFLLFPYAQIVASESVKVGVVIVDLFKEEVSVAPWVYMFIGVSVTFAALTTWVLVACTTRKCGNPKCKGLRKAAEFDIQLETEDCVKNSPSLTKDGAVKTKDGAVKKGFFKLPCDHHRELEAELKKMAPPNGRAVLVLRARCGCSVGRLEVPGPKKNRKIKK, via the coding sequence ATGGTCTATTTCCACAGCTCAATCTCTCTCTGCAACTCCTCCCTTGGCCAACCCATGGCGAATTCCCTCGATTTCGGCTCGAAATCGAGGCACCGGAAAACCCCGAACTCCCCTCAGGCTTCGCCGTGCCGACGATCTCGGTCGGCGGTGGTGGACGTCGTGATTTTCGTGGCGGTTGTCGCGGCTTTTGGGTTCTTGCTCTTCCCCTACGCCCAAATTGTGGCGAGTGAGAGTGTCAAAGTTGGTGTTGTGATTGTGGATTTGTTCAAAGAGGAGGTTTCTGTTGCTCCTTGGGTTTACATGTTCATTGGTGTTAGTGTTACGTTTGCTGCATTGACCACTTGGGTTCTTGTGGCTTGCACCACAAGGAAGTGTGGGAACCCCAAGTGCAAGGGTCTGAGGAAGGCTGCAGAGTTTGACATTCAATTGGAGACTGAGGATTGTGTGAAGAATTCACCTTCATTGACTAAGGATGGTGCGGTTAAGACTAAGGATGGTGCGGTTAAGAAGGGGTTCTTTAAGCTTCCTTGTGATCACCACCGCGAACTCGAGGCCGAGCTCAAGAAGATGGCACCTCCCAATGGAAGGGCTGTCCTTGTCCTCAGAGCAAGGTGTGGCTGTTCTGTTGGTAGGTTGGAGGTTCCGGGACCGAAGAAGAATCGAAAGATCAAGAAGTAG
- the LOC137825846 gene encoding cyclic dof factor 2-like, translating into MSEAKDPTIKLFGKTIPLSEITTGSAGAPASSSGDVVDESVEQSHASSSNSSRESHTREEGVVDKDSLGEKTPDNKKEDRAPTQSLEEVNNLDTTSGTCEESNALPIDKETTTLRTSKTEEELSETSKSQDKNLKKPDKILPCPRCNSMDTKFCYYNNYNVNQPRHFCKNCQRYWTAGGTMRNVPVGAGRRKNKSSTSHYRQITVPDAALQNPQIDLPNGAYHPSLKCNGAVLTFGSDTPLCESMTSVLNLADKTVHNYPRNGFHKPEELKIPVPHASGEKRDDQSNKSSVTSTKSAEGASTNGAQEQAMPNSHSFPPQVPYFTGNSWPIPWNPVQWSSPVPPPAFCHPGFTVPFYPAAAYWGCAVSGAWNIPWIAQPSSPKGATSNSGPNSPTLGKHSREDNILKSNESGGGEDGHNKENNKEKCLWVPKTLRIDDSGDAAKSTIWTTLGIRNDKVDSVPRETLFKGFPSKLDEKNHSMQASPVLQANPAALSRSLNFHETS; encoded by the exons ATGTCGGAGGCAAAAGACCCGACGATCAAGCTCTTCGGGAAGACGATCCCCTTGTCAGAGATTACCACTGGATCCGCCGGAGCTCCGGCTTCTTCTTCCGGTGACGTTGTTGATGAGAGTGTTGAGCAGAGCCATGCTTCTTCCTCCAACTCCTCGAGGGAGTCTCATACGCGAGAGGAAGGTGTTGTTGACAAG GACTCACTGGGAGAAAAAACACCTGATAATAAGAAGGAAGATAGAGCCCCAACCCAATCATTAGAAGAGGTCAACAATCTAGATACCACCTCTGGAACCTGTGAAGAATCCAATGCTCTACCCATTGACAAGGAGACCACTACTTTAAGAACTTCAAAAACTGAAGAAGAACTAAGTGAGACAAGTAAATCACAGGACAAGAACCTCAAAAAACCAGACAAAATACTTCCTTGTCCCCGCTGTAATAGTATGGATACAAAGTTCTGCTACTATAATAACTACAATGTCAACCAACCCCGTCACTTCTGCAAGAATTGCCAGAGATACTGGACTGCTGGGGGGACTATGAGGAATGTTCCTGTAGGTGCTGGTCGCAGGAAGAACAAGAGCTCGACTTCTCACTACCGCCAGATAACTGTTCCTGATGCTGCACTCCAGAATCCTCAAATTGACTTGCCAAATGGAGCGTATCATCCTTCCTTGAAATGCAATGGGGCAGTCCTTACATTTGGATCTGATACACCCTTGTGTGAATCGATGACATCGGTTTTGAACCTTGCTGATAAAACCGTGCACAACTATCCCAGAAATGGATTTCATAAACCTGAAGAACTAAAAATTCCTGTTCCACATGCCAGTGGAGAAAAAAGGGATGATCAATCCAATAAATCTTCAGTTACCTCCACAAAGTCAGCGGAAGGTGCAAGCACCAATGGAGCCCAAGAACAAGCTATGCCGAACTCTCATTCTTTCCCACCACAGGTTCCCTACTTTACTGGTAACTCTTGGCCTATTCCATGGAATCCAGTGCAGTGGAGTTCTCCAGTACCGCCGCCTGCCTTTTGTCACCCCGGATTCACGGTGCCATTCTATCCCGCAGCAGCTTATTGGGGTTGTGCTGTGTCTGGTGCGTGGAACATCCCATGGATAGCACAACCGTCCTCACCCAAGGGTGCAACTTCTAACTCTGGCCCTAACTCACCAACCTTGGGTAAACATTCAAGGGAAGACAACATTCTGAAATCAAATGAATCTGGTGGTGGTGAGGATGGACACaacaaagaaaacaacaaagagAAGTGCCTGTGGGTTCCAAAAACTCTAAGGATTGATGACTCGGGAGATGCAGCAAAAAGCACTATATGGACAACACTGGGGATTAGAAATGACAAGGTTGACTCAGTTCCTAGGGAAACACTCTTCAAAGGCTTCCCTTCAAAGCTTGATGAGAAAAACCATTCAATGCAAGCCTCGCCAGTGTTGCAGGCCAATCCGGCTGCATTGTCAAGGTCACTTAACTTTCATGAGACCTCATAG
- the LOC137824273 gene encoding uncharacterized protein, with protein MPHSRFLMLLLLSSLLFLSFGYGFGRVAMMETRQIQTLPSSSPDFRIRKIVKYEIEDYADPQPNINPKNGYIFTPPSPTPTPTHPPKP; from the exons ATGCCTCACTCACGTTTTCtcatgcttcttcttctttcttcccttctctttctctccttTGGTTACG GATTCGGCCGGGTGGCAATGATGGAGACTCGCCAGATACAGACGCTTCCTTCATCATCACCG GATTTTCGCATTCGTAAAATAGTTAAGTATGAGATTGAAGATTATGCTGATCCACAGCCAAATATCAATCCCAAGAATGGGTATATTTTCACGCCTCCTTCACCGACTCCAACTCCAACACATCCTCCAAAACCTTAA